The proteins below are encoded in one region of Sphingobacterium sp. R2:
- a CDS encoding MFS transporter, which produces MSEIKGKQADRKVWLLIMIASLGYFVDIYDLVIFSIVRIQSFTDIGVPAADMRVQGEFVLNMQMGGLLLGGIIWGIIGDKFGRLKVLFGSILLYSLANIANGFVQDVLIYGIIRFIAGIGLAGELGAGITLVSESMHKSKRGYGTMLVAAVGVIGAVLAYFVSEEFDWRTAYFVGGGMGLLLLLLRIGSFESGLFQEQNESDIKRGDIRMLFTDRSRLKRYINCLCIGLPIWFVVGVLVTQAPEIGVALGAIDTLSAGQGVMFTYIGISIGDVLAGVFAQVLKSRKKVVFICQLVIIGSSLVYLLSNGITATKFLTLAFIMGLGVGYWATFVTISAEQFGTNLRATVATTAPNFVRGALIPSTMLYGYLVNALGIAPAAITMVLLLSGIAIYSLTQLEESFDKDLDYQEK; this is translated from the coding sequence ATGTCCGAAATAAAAGGAAAACAAGCCGACAGAAAAGTATGGTTACTCATTATGATCGCTTCATTGGGCTACTTCGTCGATATTTATGATTTAGTAATTTTCTCCATTGTCCGTATTCAGTCCTTCACTGATATTGGCGTTCCAGCAGCGGATATGCGTGTTCAAGGTGAATTTGTATTAAATATGCAAATGGGAGGTTTGCTATTGGGGGGAATTATCTGGGGGATTATCGGCGATAAATTTGGGCGTTTAAAAGTACTATTCGGATCGATTCTTTTATATTCCTTGGCAAATATTGCAAATGGCTTCGTACAGGATGTACTGATCTATGGTATTATCCGTTTTATAGCGGGTATTGGTTTGGCCGGGGAATTAGGGGCTGGAATTACGCTGGTTTCCGAAAGCATGCATAAATCAAAACGTGGTTATGGCACTATGTTAGTTGCTGCTGTGGGTGTTATAGGAGCGGTATTAGCCTATTTTGTGTCGGAGGAGTTTGATTGGCGGACAGCTTACTTTGTCGGTGGGGGAATGGGCCTGCTGTTATTACTCTTGCGTATTGGATCTTTTGAGTCAGGTTTGTTTCAAGAGCAAAATGAATCGGATATCAAGAGAGGAGATATCCGGATGCTTTTTACCGATAGAAGCCGTTTAAAAAGGTATATCAATTGCCTATGCATCGGTCTTCCTATTTGGTTTGTTGTGGGTGTTTTGGTTACACAAGCTCCTGAAATAGGAGTTGCTTTAGGTGCTATCGATACACTAAGCGCCGGCCAGGGGGTAATGTTTACCTATATTGGTATTTCTATCGGGGATGTACTAGCCGGAGTATTTGCGCAAGTTTTAAAATCCCGTAAAAAAGTGGTCTTCATTTGTCAGTTAGTTATCATCGGAAGTTCCCTCGTGTATTTGCTGAGTAATGGTATCACAGCTACAAAGTTCTTAACTCTTGCTTTTATTATGGGATTAGGAGTGGGGTATTGGGCTACTTTTGTAACGATTTCAGCGGAACAATTTGGCACGAATCTCCGCGCTACTGTTGCAACAACGGCACCAAATTTTGTGCGAGGTGCACTCATTCCCTCCACTATGCTTTATGGGTATTTGGTCAACGCGCTTGGAATTGCACCAGCAGCGATTACAATGGTTTTACTTCTTTCGGGAATAGCAATTTATTCACTAACCCAGTTAGAAGAAAGTTTTGATAAAGATTTGGATTATCAGGAGAAATAA
- a CDS encoding DUF4442 domain-containing protein encodes MRYSPLALTWLLRIYPPFLFQGIWVKKISPGFQGAKVKIYKTPFNINTNKTLFGGTIFSAADPIFPILIDQYLQKIGFKKTVAWLKSSQIVFKKPGKTSVEYSVELSDEILEECAHTIRTKGRVVKDFSLEIKDKSGDLCATVRCETYIRDLNFTFPSRNRNVEP; translated from the coding sequence ATGAGATATAGTCCACTTGCCTTAACATGGCTATTACGCATTTACCCCCCTTTTCTATTTCAGGGGATATGGGTAAAAAAAATTAGCCCTGGCTTTCAGGGTGCCAAAGTAAAAATTTATAAGACACCCTTCAATATCAATACCAACAAAACATTATTCGGAGGAACGATATTTTCTGCAGCCGACCCGATCTTTCCTATCCTAATTGATCAATACCTTCAAAAAATCGGTTTTAAGAAAACTGTAGCTTGGTTAAAATCATCGCAAATCGTTTTTAAAAAGCCAGGTAAAACGAGTGTAGAGTATAGTGTGGAGCTTTCCGATGAAATTCTTGAAGAATGTGCACATACCATCCGAACAAAAGGTCGGGTAGTAAAAGACTTTTCATTAGAAATTAAAGACAAATCCGGCGACCTGTGCGCTACTGTACGTTGCGAAACCTATATTCGTGACTTGAATTTTACATTCCCTTCGAGAAATCGAAATGTTGAGCCATAA
- a CDS encoding transposase, translating into MNKIAFLAIASLAIAACGTQGNGETTVKALQDSTIKIHDEIMPQIAHFDRDAVKIDSILDNLKAMKTAKPDLDTSSTRKELSILKANLESATEHMMDWMKGYNPDSTDVKYFETELQKVSDMKKIFDNVSKESHEKLKSF; encoded by the coding sequence ATGAATAAAATCGCGTTTCTAGCTATCGCATCGTTGGCAATAGCAGCATGTGGAACTCAGGGGAATGGTGAAACGACAGTGAAGGCCTTACAGGATTCAACAATTAAAATACATGACGAGATCATGCCTCAAATTGCTCATTTCGACCGCGATGCTGTCAAGATAGATTCAATTTTGGACAATTTAAAAGCTATGAAGACAGCTAAACCTGATCTGGATACGAGTTCAACGAGAAAAGAGCTCAGTATTTTGAAAGCTAATTTAGAGAGCGCTACAGAACATATGATGGACTGGATGAAGGGATATAATCCTGATTCTACAGATGTTAAATATTTTGAAACGGAACTTCAAAAGGTAAGTGATATGAAAAAGATATTCGATAATGTTTCGAAAGAGAGCCACGAAAAATTAAAGAGTTTTTAA
- a CDS encoding SCO family protein encodes MRYITKFYSAACLLLGLFSCKNNNQTTLPIYGEREAIEKTVDGKTIVDTLYHTIPAFNLLNQDSVVISDKDFEGKVYIANFFFTHCPSICPTMNRNLLKIYQQYRDNEEVRFLSHSIDFKYDQPYVLKDYATKLGVTNNHWQFVSGTKAEIYGLANQYLVYTAEDKNAPGGYDHQGYLVLIDKDKRIRGAYDGTNDEQVKKLMNDLPLLLSESKK; translated from the coding sequence ATGAGATACATAACTAAATTTTACTCCGCAGCTTGCCTTTTACTTGGTTTATTTTCCTGCAAAAACAATAACCAGACAACTTTACCCATCTATGGCGAAAGAGAAGCTATAGAAAAAACAGTAGACGGAAAAACAATTGTAGATACACTTTATCATACTATTCCGGCATTTAATCTGCTTAATCAAGACAGTGTAGTGATATCAGATAAGGATTTTGAAGGGAAGGTATATATTGCCAATTTTTTCTTTACGCATTGTCCGAGTATCTGTCCGACGATGAACCGCAACCTATTAAAAATATATCAACAATATAGGGATAATGAGGAAGTTCGCTTTTTATCACATAGTATCGACTTTAAATACGATCAACCTTATGTGTTGAAAGATTATGCGACAAAATTGGGCGTTACCAATAATCATTGGCAATTTGTTTCGGGAACTAAAGCCGAGATATATGGTCTAGCCAATCAATACCTGGTCTATACAGCCGAAGATAAGAACGCACCTGGTGGCTATGATCATCAGGGATATCTGGTCTTAATAGATAAAGACAAAAGAATTCGAGGAGCCTATGATGGTACCAATGATGAGCAGGTGAAAAAACTAATGAATGACTTACCGCTTCTATTGAGCGAGAGTAAAAAGTAA
- a CDS encoding cytochrome c — MRTLLTTVVTIGVILSTWIGCQHEVDIKTAQYAVNGQKVYRTHCQNCHGDNGEGLGNLYPPLTDTTFLQKNSDQLACIIKYGISGELEVAGKKFNNTMPASNLSSIDIAYVLTYINTKINKGKQIYSLEEVDKNLKKCN; from the coding sequence ATGCGTACCCTCTTAACAACCGTCGTAACCATTGGTGTGATCTTATCAACATGGATAGGCTGTCAGCATGAAGTTGATATCAAAACAGCACAGTATGCAGTCAATGGCCAAAAAGTATATCGGACACATTGCCAAAATTGTCACGGGGATAACGGTGAAGGATTGGGCAATCTCTATCCCCCATTAACTGACACTACATTTCTTCAAAAAAACAGCGATCAACTAGCTTGTATCATCAAGTACGGCATTTCAGGGGAACTTGAAGTTGCAGGTAAAAAGTTTAACAATACGATGCCTGCCTCAAACCTTTCTTCAATCGATATCGCTTATGTGTTGACCTACATTAATACTAAAATTAACAAAGGGAAACAGATTTATTCCCTAGAAGAGGTCGATAAGAACTTAAAAAAATGCAATTAA
- a CDS encoding TetR/AcrR family transcriptional regulator — MNYNEKIAAVLASTLKLIQTNGFHGTPMSKIAQDSDVAIGTIYHYFPSKDDLIFALFKHCRTLLNDYIFDGIRDDFEYRDSFFHIWRNFVKFYLENGPIFSFFEQFFSSPYYEKNKAEIQEPLGGQNKVVDFLQEGIDRKILKQVDVHLLVASYIGVALSTVHSIKFKDLSFSEQNVDILVGIIWDGAINKENNN, encoded by the coding sequence ATGAATTATAATGAAAAAATTGCAGCTGTATTGGCCAGTACGCTAAAGCTGATACAGACCAACGGCTTCCATGGAACGCCGATGAGTAAAATCGCACAAGACTCTGATGTAGCTATAGGAACTATCTACCATTATTTCCCTTCAAAAGATGATCTGATCTTTGCGCTGTTCAAACACTGTAGAACACTGTTAAATGATTATATTTTTGATGGTATAAGAGATGATTTCGAGTATAGAGATTCATTTTTTCATATTTGGCGCAATTTTGTCAAATTCTATCTCGAGAATGGGCCCATCTTCAGTTTTTTTGAGCAATTTTTTTCGTCCCCTTACTACGAAAAAAATAAAGCGGAGATACAAGAGCCCTTGGGCGGGCAAAATAAAGTTGTCGACTTCCTGCAAGAGGGTATCGATCGGAAAATTTTAAAGCAGGTAGATGTCCATCTGTTAGTGGCCAGTTACATCGGAGTGGCATTATCGACGGTACATAGTATCAAATTCAAAGATCTGAGTTTTTCTGAACAAAATGTTGATATACTGGTGGGGATTATTTGGGACGGAGCTATTAATAAAGAAAATAATAATTAA
- a CDS encoding TolC family protein, with amino-acid sequence MKFNKIVYSLATLSLLSNTGFAQQQPESLPPNATLQQLIDYALRNKISIKQAELDETIGERDIDISLSGWYPQLGLTGNFNHNVKLPTMFFNGANIPLGTKNSSALTLQADQQILNPALMQAKKGADLLRLSNRQNTESQKIDAVVDVSKAYYDILTSEEQIKIVQENIARLQKQYNDSHVRYEVGVVDKTDYKRAQIALANAKADEKRTVEMRKYKYDYLKQLLALDKSQNLTLSFNNADMESQILLDTTSGLNVTNRIEFQQLQTSKKIQQLNTQYYKWTYLPNISAFYNYAFNYRNNSFGKLYNDNIPSSVAGLNLSLPIFQGFKRKNQINKSRLQEERIDWDIKNLETSVNTQYSMARATYNANLSDWKTAQENVTLSKEVYETIKLQYDEGIKTYLDLMTAETDLKTTQLNYLNALYALLASKLDVQKAIGSIQTN; translated from the coding sequence ATGAAGTTTAATAAAATCGTTTATTCTTTAGCGACCCTTTCGCTTCTGAGTAATACAGGATTTGCACAACAGCAACCTGAAAGCTTGCCGCCAAATGCGACACTTCAGCAGCTGATAGATTATGCTTTACGGAATAAAATTTCGATTAAGCAAGCCGAGCTTGATGAAACCATCGGGGAAAGAGATATTGATATTTCACTTTCTGGTTGGTATCCGCAGCTGGGTTTAACCGGCAATTTCAATCACAACGTCAAATTGCCGACGATGTTCTTTAATGGTGCTAATATCCCTCTGGGAACTAAAAATAGTAGTGCATTAACGTTGCAGGCTGACCAACAAATTCTAAACCCGGCGTTAATGCAAGCCAAAAAAGGGGCTGACCTGCTTCGGCTAAGTAACAGACAAAATACCGAAAGTCAGAAAATCGACGCCGTTGTCGATGTCAGCAAAGCTTATTACGACATTTTGACTTCGGAAGAACAAATTAAAATTGTTCAGGAAAACATCGCCCGCCTCCAAAAGCAATACAATGATTCACATGTACGTTATGAAGTTGGTGTGGTGGATAAGACCGATTACAAGCGTGCACAGATCGCCTTGGCTAATGCCAAAGCTGACGAAAAGCGTACCGTAGAGATGCGCAAATATAAATATGACTATTTAAAACAGCTTTTGGCATTAGATAAAAGTCAAAACTTGACCTTATCTTTCAATAACGCTGATATGGAAAGTCAAATCTTATTGGATACGACCTCCGGATTGAATGTGACCAATCGCATTGAATTTCAACAATTACAGACTTCCAAAAAGATTCAACAATTAAACACGCAATATTATAAGTGGACTTATCTTCCAAACATCAGTGCTTTCTATAATTACGCATTTAACTACAGAAACAACAGTTTTGGAAAGTTGTACAATGATAATATTCCTAGTTCGGTTGCAGGTTTAAATCTATCGCTCCCTATTTTTCAAGGATTTAAGCGTAAAAATCAAATCAATAAATCCAGACTTCAGGAAGAGCGCATTGATTGGGATATTAAGAACTTAGAGACTTCGGTCAATACGCAATATTCAATGGCACGTGCCACTTATAATGCCAATCTAAGTGACTGGAAAACTGCCCAGGAAAATGTTACACTCTCCAAAGAAGTTTATGAGACAATCAAACTACAATATGATGAGGGGATCAAAACATATCTGGATTTGATGACAGCTGAGACTGATTTAAAGACAACACAACTGAATTATTTGAATGCGCTCTATGCCTTGTTGGCGAGTAAGCTTGATGTGCAAAAAGCTATCGGATCAATTCAAACAAATTAA
- a CDS encoding efflux RND transporter periplasmic adaptor subunit yields MNKRQLLFAFFLGTALVWTSCGNKDAKKQGPPQAQAEKVVPVTFGVASHEIVTGTISYPATVKPLNEADLFAEVSGYITKIYVSDGAAVTKGQALYEIDGTRYNAAVQQAKASLQVAQTELDRQKRDLGRYQTLADKDAIAKQTFDNAQSSVAAAQAQVESARAALLTANTNLSRSTIRAPFSGTVGISQVRLGALVNPGTTLLNTLSSTSPIAVEFQVNEKDISKFSQLQSSRSSSDLSLMLPNGSTYEGKGTITTIDRAVDPATGTIKVRATFPNNANELRAGMNITMNVSTTSSKEEIVVPYKAVFEQLGVFNIYTVNDSSKAEIHQVKLGIKAGDKIVIKEGVKDGEKIIVDGTMNVQNGVKVVDAAVAAQQAAKGAPQGK; encoded by the coding sequence ATGAATAAAAGACAATTATTATTCGCTTTCTTCCTAGGGACAGCTTTAGTATGGACCTCTTGTGGAAATAAAGATGCTAAAAAGCAAGGGCCGCCACAGGCGCAAGCCGAGAAAGTCGTTCCAGTTACTTTCGGTGTAGCATCGCATGAGATTGTAACAGGTACAATAAGCTATCCTGCGACAGTTAAACCGCTGAATGAAGCAGACTTATTTGCAGAAGTGAGCGGTTATATCACCAAAATATATGTCTCAGATGGCGCAGCAGTTACGAAAGGACAAGCGCTTTATGAAATTGATGGTACACGCTATAATGCTGCGGTTCAACAGGCTAAAGCTAGCCTCCAAGTCGCACAGACAGAATTGGATCGCCAAAAAAGAGATTTAGGAAGATATCAAACATTGGCAGATAAGGATGCAATCGCAAAACAGACCTTTGATAATGCGCAATCAAGCGTTGCTGCTGCTCAAGCACAGGTAGAGTCTGCTCGCGCAGCACTACTCACAGCAAATACCAATTTATCACGATCGACTATTCGGGCTCCGTTTAGTGGCACTGTAGGAATATCACAGGTACGGTTGGGAGCTTTAGTGAATCCTGGTACTACCCTGTTGAACACCTTATCTTCTACAAGTCCAATTGCTGTAGAGTTTCAGGTAAATGAAAAGGACATTAGCAAATTTAGCCAATTACAAAGTAGCCGTTCGTCTTCCGATCTTTCGCTTATGCTACCCAATGGAAGCACTTATGAGGGCAAAGGAACGATCACAACCATTGACCGGGCAGTCGATCCTGCAACTGGAACGATCAAAGTACGGGCGACATTTCCGAACAATGCCAATGAACTGCGTGCAGGTATGAATATCACCATGAATGTATCAACAACCTCTTCCAAAGAAGAAATTGTTGTTCCCTACAAAGCGGTATTTGAGCAGTTAGGTGTTTTCAATATATATACCGTCAACGACAGCAGTAAAGCGGAGATACATCAAGTAAAACTGGGTATCAAAGCTGGCGACAAAATCGTGATCAAAGAAGGTGTCAAAGATGGCGAGAAAATTATCGTCGATGGCACTATGAATGTCCAAAATGGAGTTAAAGTAGTGGATGCTGCCGTGGCAGCTCAACAGGCTGCGAAAGGAGCTCCTCAGGGAAAATAA
- a CDS encoding efflux RND transporter permease subunit translates to MISEVFIKRPVTAIVISILISIIGIIAVSTLPISQYPSIAPPTVTVTANYTGADAQTVEQTVTTLIESQINGTPGMIYMSSNSTSNGQATITVTFEVGTDIDIATLDVQNRVGIAEPALPEAVRRLGITTRKANNDILMLVALTSPKGTRSENFLANYNNLYVKDALLRVKGVGDVTAFGQPFSMRVWLDANKLANLSMTPADVSTAIAEQNSRIPGGSVGGRPQESSTVFEYPVITDSDLSNPEDFENIIVKTNKDGSIVLLKDVARVELGQFNYGTSSTVNGMTSSAMMINQTPGGNAVESAEGIVNALEKLKKSFPTDVDYTISYETVSVVNASISSVIHTLVEALILVTVVVFFFLQSWRATLIPVLAIPVSIVGTFIFFLMFGFSINNLTMLAFVLAIGIVVDDAIVVVEAVQHYIDHYKLDAKEATRRAMGDITAPVIAIALILAAVFVPVGFIPGMVGKLYQQFAITIAVSVMLSAFIALSLTPALCSILLKPTAVHEGARGLNKFFYKFNVWFEKVTIKYSNGVKQAIKKAPLVLIILLCIFIGTGWMFTTKPTGFIPSEDGGAFFAGITLPEGSSSARTNEVLKEIEADLHKTFPEIKYVTAISGINILNRAFKSNGATVFVSLKPWETRTRTANDIAGMIMGKYAGYTKARVLAVTPPAIPGLGTSGGFSMQVQDLQTVNIKDFEATVGKFLMAANQRPEIGMAYTLFNTNSPNYKLEVNREQAKRMGVPISSIYSTISSYLGSSYVNDFTKYGRSYRVVTQADIPYRMNIEDINKLYVNNISGNPVPMGTLVTYELTTMPSIINHYNIFRSIEVNGSSAPGYSSGDALKALQEVAAQTLPEGFDYQFSGLSLQEMQSGSKTIQIFALCILFVFLLLAALYESWSVPFSILLSVPLGVFGAILTLTLIPTLDNNIYAQIGLVTIIGLAAKNAILIVEFAKERVDIGMNLYEATLDAVKLRLRPIIMTSFAFILGIIPLMLSHGAGAISRQTIGWTVFGGMTAATLLAIFIVPVLFVVITRMAYGKKKLAELEANFDAEKAKNLSAH, encoded by the coding sequence ATGATTTCAGAAGTATTTATTAAGAGGCCAGTTACCGCAATCGTTATTTCGATTTTGATTTCAATCATCGGAATTATTGCAGTATCGACGTTGCCAATTAGCCAGTATCCTTCTATTGCGCCTCCAACAGTGACTGTTACAGCAAATTACACTGGAGCGGATGCACAGACGGTTGAACAAACCGTGACAACTCTTATCGAGAGTCAGATCAATGGTACACCTGGCATGATTTATATGTCGTCTAATAGCACATCCAATGGTCAAGCAACAATTACGGTGACATTTGAAGTAGGTACGGATATCGATATAGCTACCCTAGATGTACAAAACCGTGTGGGAATTGCTGAACCAGCCCTTCCTGAAGCTGTTAGACGTCTGGGGATTACTACACGTAAAGCCAATAACGACATCCTTATGTTAGTTGCGCTAACTTCTCCAAAAGGAACGAGAAGCGAAAACTTCTTAGCTAATTACAACAACTTATACGTTAAAGACGCTCTATTACGTGTGAAAGGTGTCGGTGACGTAACCGCCTTTGGTCAGCCATTCTCCATGCGGGTATGGCTTGATGCGAACAAATTGGCTAACTTGAGCATGACTCCTGCCGATGTATCGACTGCAATTGCAGAACAAAACTCCCGTATACCTGGCGGTAGCGTCGGTGGACGTCCGCAAGAGTCGTCAACGGTATTTGAGTACCCGGTGATTACCGATAGTGACCTTTCCAATCCAGAGGATTTTGAAAACATCATTGTAAAAACCAATAAGGATGGGTCTATTGTACTTTTAAAGGATGTTGCACGTGTAGAATTGGGTCAGTTCAATTATGGTACATCATCTACCGTAAACGGTATGACCTCCTCGGCCATGATGATCAACCAGACACCTGGAGGTAATGCAGTCGAGTCGGCTGAAGGTATTGTTAATGCTTTGGAAAAATTGAAGAAATCTTTCCCAACAGATGTAGATTATACAATCAGTTACGAAACTGTATCCGTTGTAAATGCCTCAATATCTTCCGTTATACACACGCTAGTTGAAGCATTAATTCTAGTTACGGTTGTGGTGTTTTTCTTCCTTCAAAGTTGGAGGGCAACATTAATTCCTGTACTGGCCATTCCAGTGTCCATCGTGGGTACCTTCATCTTCTTCCTGATGTTTGGGTTTTCAATCAACAACCTGACGATGCTTGCTTTTGTATTAGCCATCGGTATTGTGGTGGATGATGCCATTGTTGTTGTGGAAGCAGTACAGCATTACATCGACCACTATAAGCTGGATGCAAAAGAAGCAACAAGGCGCGCTATGGGCGATATTACAGCTCCGGTTATTGCAATTGCATTGATTTTGGCAGCCGTATTTGTACCAGTCGGTTTTATACCAGGCATGGTCGGTAAATTGTACCAACAATTTGCCATCACGATCGCCGTATCCGTCATGCTATCTGCATTTATAGCGCTTTCATTAACCCCAGCATTATGTTCAATTTTATTGAAGCCTACAGCAGTACATGAAGGCGCAAGAGGATTGAATAAATTTTTCTATAAATTTAATGTTTGGTTTGAAAAAGTAACGATAAAATACTCAAATGGTGTAAAACAGGCGATCAAAAAAGCACCCCTGGTATTGATCATTCTCTTATGTATTTTTATTGGAACAGGATGGATGTTTACAACCAAACCTACTGGATTTATTCCTTCTGAGGATGGTGGTGCATTTTTTGCAGGTATAACGTTGCCAGAAGGTTCATCCTCTGCGCGTACAAATGAAGTGCTAAAAGAAATTGAAGCTGATCTGCATAAGACATTCCCCGAAATCAAATATGTTACTGCAATCTCCGGTATCAATATCTTGAATCGTGCATTTAAATCCAATGGAGCGACAGTATTCGTTTCGCTTAAACCTTGGGAAACGCGTACACGCACTGCAAACGATATTGCAGGGATGATTATGGGCAAGTATGCAGGCTATACCAAGGCCAGAGTATTAGCTGTAACGCCACCGGCAATTCCAGGTTTAGGTACATCTGGGGGTTTCTCGATGCAGGTACAGGATTTGCAAACTGTAAACATCAAAGACTTCGAAGCCACAGTCGGTAAATTCTTGATGGCTGCCAACCAACGTCCGGAAATTGGAATGGCTTACACATTGTTTAATACCAATTCGCCAAACTACAAATTGGAGGTAAACCGTGAACAGGCAAAACGTATGGGTGTGCCGATCTCAAGTATCTATTCAACAATATCATCGTATTTAGGTAGTAGTTATGTCAATGACTTCACAAAGTATGGACGTAGTTATCGGGTTGTTACACAAGCCGATATACCATACCGCATGAATATTGAAGATATCAATAAGTTGTATGTCAACAATATCTCAGGAAACCCTGTACCTATGGGTACCCTGGTTACTTATGAACTAACGACAATGCCTTCAATCATCAATCACTACAATATCTTTAGAAGTATTGAGGTCAACGGTAGCTCAGCTCCGGGTTATTCGTCAGGGGATGCTCTGAAAGCTTTACAGGAAGTTGCTGCCCAAACTTTGCCAGAAGGTTTTGACTATCAATTTTCCGGTCTATCATTACAAGAAATGCAATCGGGATCTAAGACCATTCAAATTTTTGCGTTGTGTATTCTATTTGTGTTCCTACTTTTAGCAGCATTGTACGAAAGCTGGTCTGTACCATTTTCTATTTTATTATCTGTGCCGTTGGGCGTATTTGGAGCAATCTTAACATTGACGCTGATTCCAACCTTGGATAATAACATCTATGCACAAATCGGTTTGGTTACAATTATTGGTCTAGCAGCCAAAAATGCAATTCTGATTGTAGAGTTTGCCAAGGAAAGGGTTGATATTGGAATGAACCTTTATGAGGCAACTTTAGATGCAGTAAAATTGCGTTTACGCCCAATCATCATGACATCTTTTGCATTCATTTTGGGGATTATTCCATTGATGCTATCCCACGGTGCTGGTGCTATATCTCGCCAAACAATTGGTTGGACCGTATTTGGCGGTATGACTGCCGCTACCCTCCTTGCGATATTTATCGTTCCCGTTCTGTTCGTCGTGATTACACGCATGGCCTATGGTAAGAAAAAACTAGCAGAATTAGAGGCTAATTTCGATGCGGAGAAAGCTAAAAATTTAAGTGCCCACTAG